A part of Miscanthus floridulus cultivar M001 chromosome 6, ASM1932011v1, whole genome shotgun sequence genomic DNA contains:
- the LOC136459299 gene encoding NADH--cytochrome b5 reductase 1-like, with protein sequence MDFLQGQSIETTVAVAVAVVAIAAGGAFLLLRSRKPKGCLDPENFRKFKLVEKKQISHNVARFKFALPTPTSVLGLPIGQHISCRGQDATGEEVIKPYTPTTLDSDLGYFELVIKMYPQGRMSHHFREMKVGDYLSVKGPKGRFKYQVGQVRAFGMLAGGSGITPMFQVARAILENPNDNTKVHLIYANVTYEDILLKDELDSMAKTYPGRFKIYYVLNQPPENWNGGVGFVSKEMIQSHCPAPAEDIQILRCGPPPMNKAMVAHLDGLNYTKEMQFQF encoded by the exons ATGGATTTCCTGCAGGGGCAAAGCATCGAGACCACAgtggccgtcgccgtcgccgtcgtcgccaTCGCCGCGGGCGgcgccttcctcctcctccgatCCAGGAAGCCCAAGG GCTGCTTGGATCCTGAGAACTTCAGGAAGTTCAAACTTGTTGAAAAGAAGCAAATAAGTCATAATGTTGCCAGGTTCAAATTCGCTCTTCCAACTCCGACTTCTGTATTGGGCCTTCCAATCGGTCAACATATCAGTTGCAG AGGACAGGACGCTACTGGTGAAGAAGTTATCAAGCCATATACCCCTACTACATTGGATTCTGATCTTGGATATTTCGAGCTTGTCATAAAG ATGTATCCTCAAGGGAGAATGTCCCATCATTTCCGCGAGATGAAAGTTGGTGATTATTTGTCCGTGAAGGGACCTAAG GGCCGTTTCAAGTACCAAGTTGGCCAAGTGAGGGCATTTGGAATGCTGGCTGGTGGATCAGGCATTACTCCAATGTTCCAG GTTGCCAGAGCAATCCTTGAGAACCCTAATGACAACACCAAGGTTCACTTAATTTATGCTAATGTCACATATGAAGACATTCTTCTGAAG GATGAGCTGGACAGCATGGCCAAAACCTATCCTGGTCGCTTTAAGATCTACTACGTGTTGAATCAG CCTCCTGAGAACTGGAACGGTGGTGTTGGGTTTGTGTCGAAGGAAATGATCCAATCTCATTGTCCAGCGCCTGCTGAGGACATTCAG ATCCTGAGATGTGGTCCTCCTCCGATGAACAAGGCCATGGTTGCACACCTTGACGGGCTCAACTACACAAAGGAGATGCAGTTCCAGTTCTAA